In a single window of the Natronosalvus caseinilyticus genome:
- a CDS encoding deoxyhypusine synthase: MTGDEDHDHDHGHDHDDSNAEHEPDHHDPERETFAHDPVGHAEVHSGMSVDDLASQYGRAGVGAANLHKAIDVTSAMFDDDVTVFFGLAGAMVPTGMRKIVSDLVRDGYVDALVTTGANLTHDSIEAIGGKHHHGAVHAEGKTEREHDESLREEGVDRIYNVYLPQEHFAEFERHLREEVFPVLESECEDEGSVSIERLTRELGRANADVNERDGVDEDPGLAAAAYENDVPIYCPAVQDSVLGLQAWMYSQTTAFSLDALGDMTRLTDLAFEADEAGAFVVGGGVPKNFTLQTMLVTPRAYDYAVQLTMDPPQTGGLSGATLDEARSWGKLEPEAQNVSVYADATITLPLVVAAARDRVE, encoded by the coding sequence ATGACTGGCGACGAGGACCACGACCACGACCACGGTCACGATCACGATGACTCCAATGCCGAGCACGAGCCCGACCACCACGATCCCGAACGAGAGACGTTCGCTCACGACCCCGTCGGTCACGCCGAAGTCCATTCCGGGATGTCCGTCGATGACCTCGCGAGCCAGTACGGACGCGCGGGCGTCGGCGCGGCGAACCTCCACAAGGCAATCGACGTCACGAGCGCCATGTTCGACGACGACGTCACCGTCTTCTTCGGCCTCGCGGGCGCGATGGTGCCGACGGGGATGCGAAAGATCGTCTCCGACCTCGTTCGCGACGGGTACGTCGACGCCCTGGTGACGACCGGAGCGAACCTCACTCACGACTCGATCGAGGCCATAGGCGGGAAACACCACCACGGCGCCGTCCACGCCGAGGGCAAGACCGAACGCGAACACGACGAAAGCCTTCGCGAGGAGGGCGTCGACCGAATCTACAACGTCTACCTCCCCCAGGAACACTTCGCGGAGTTCGAGAGACACCTCCGGGAGGAGGTGTTCCCCGTTCTCGAGTCCGAGTGCGAAGACGAGGGGTCGGTCTCGATCGAACGGCTGACCCGCGAGCTGGGGCGGGCGAACGCGGACGTGAACGAGCGGGACGGCGTCGACGAGGATCCCGGTCTCGCGGCGGCGGCCTACGAGAACGACGTGCCGATCTACTGTCCCGCGGTCCAGGATTCGGTGCTGGGACTCCAGGCCTGGATGTACTCCCAGACAACCGCCTTCTCACTCGATGCGCTGGGGGACATGACCCGCCTGACCGACCTCGCGTTCGAGGCGGATGAGGCCGGCGCGTTCGTCGTCGGCGGCGGGGTGCCGAAGAACTTTACCCTCCAGACGATGCTGGTCACCCCGCGAGCCTACGACTACGCCGTCCAGCTGACGATGGACCCGCCCCAGACCGGCGGGCTCTCGGGGGCGACCCTCGACGAGGCCCGGTCGTGGGGGAAACTCGAGCCGGAGGCTCAAAATGTGTCGGTGTACGCCGACGCGACCATCACGCTGCCGCTGGTCGTAGCGGCGGCGCGCGATCGCGTCGAATAA
- a CDS encoding bacterio-opsin activator domain-containing protein — protein MSERAGLESRGTPPVLVIDPTDSVGEMARTLEDVLGPSAVHRVTDLGTALEYLEVAQAGCLVYPIDLPPTDLERVRERADCPLLAIASGADAEAALEAGATDVLDPDASRAEARARVETLLNASPSAADQTRTALERAALENGPGTALVVDSTGTVEAALPSVETVLGYTPSELVDRPVEEVVHDDRQSIRRALEVARTSSADEVGDEAGDETEDEGGVETRDAPTWPQTVQLRHADGTWRTHVATVRGGDPVPDDSLVLTVGPAPESDSTDVEAWVGALERPAFAVDETWRIVAASDEASVLFVDGLTVRTPIQEALPADRHEAILDHLREARESGSSVRFRTSLSLDGEGSPDEEGSTLEWVAAPTDSGVLAIAVGASTDRDEASPKDEAGPAVETARALETVTTALRIGVVVFDRETERTLEANPVARELLGATDVLAGTLDSLVDERTCDRIRRRAGDSTVRRADTFEATVRTGDGDRTVSATVVSLSRDRAAFCVLGDRPPSADDAIVSVLSRTSRALRSASSPSVVSQHLADGALALTPSSAACCYLLDGERLYPAAVAPTDADPTIHFPTLDCADVPALDPRRLSGPSLGRLESGAFDPLLATGAVATDRVFVAPVGDRGVVVATGLGLRTLDSTDVEATDWMTALAATELETMDRRHALEALEETVDRLEADRDRLGELEAVVQGLESTLADASDRRATESVLCADLAALEWVDGAWFGDVDPAAETVTERASAGSLTSGSPIGTDGFVEDVDSISAAIELRSVSHVPAADRNTPGTVGRTDRRGRSDRPDDRAGDAVYLPLSFDDRRYGVLALSIPAATVTSDLLERLKTLRTHLSLAFAVGEYRRFLTAEDRLELSFTLPSADDGADRPRTGPGEPTEGNQSGDPLVVLATRCRCRIDLLALSEGPSGTSVVCSIADDDLEAATVRSTADEIEGLEALDVSSERGARLHVEARLVGETLVGLVGAHGGDLRTIDGRERQPTFVVDLAPGTSIRSFVDRLERWEPGVELHSKRVVSSGDRPYGSFEDRIREQLTERQLETLRVAYYAGYFASPREHTGGEVADLLDVSQPTFTRHLRIAERKVYELLFEAGRLE, from the coding sequence GTGAGCGAGCGCGCCGGTCTCGAGTCCCGCGGTACGCCGCCAGTTCTCGTGATCGACCCGACCGATAGCGTCGGCGAGATGGCGCGAACGCTCGAGGACGTCCTCGGCCCGAGTGCCGTTCACCGGGTGACCGACCTCGGGACGGCCCTCGAGTACCTCGAGGTCGCGCAGGCAGGCTGTCTGGTGTACCCGATTGACCTCCCGCCGACCGATCTGGAACGCGTTCGCGAGCGCGCCGACTGTCCGCTCCTGGCGATTGCGAGCGGCGCCGACGCCGAGGCGGCGCTCGAGGCCGGAGCGACGGACGTACTCGACCCGGACGCCTCGCGAGCGGAGGCTCGCGCACGCGTGGAAACACTATTAAATGCGTCACCGTCCGCCGCCGACCAGACCCGAACGGCGCTCGAACGGGCCGCCCTCGAGAACGGACCCGGGACGGCTCTCGTCGTCGACTCGACGGGCACCGTCGAGGCCGCCCTGCCCTCCGTCGAAACCGTGCTGGGCTACACGCCGAGTGAACTCGTCGATCGGCCCGTCGAGGAGGTCGTCCACGACGACCGACAATCGATCCGACGCGCACTCGAGGTGGCACGAACCTCGTCGGCGGACGAGGTGGGGGACGAAGCGGGGGACGAGACGGAGGACGAGGGGGGAGTTGAGACGAGAGACGCCCCGACCTGGCCGCAAACCGTACAGCTTCGCCACGCCGATGGCACGTGGCGAACGCACGTCGCGACGGTGAGAGGCGGCGACCCGGTACCCGACGACAGCCTCGTTCTGACTGTCGGCCCCGCCCCGGAATCGGACTCGACCGACGTCGAAGCCTGGGTCGGCGCGCTCGAGCGCCCGGCGTTCGCCGTCGACGAGACGTGGCGGATCGTCGCGGCGTCCGACGAAGCCAGCGTCCTCTTCGTCGACGGTCTCACGGTCCGTACCCCGATTCAGGAGGCGCTGCCGGCGGACCGTCACGAGGCGATTCTCGACCACCTTCGGGAGGCTCGAGAGAGCGGGTCGTCGGTTCGGTTTCGGACGTCGCTCTCCCTCGACGGGGAGGGGTCACCGGACGAGGAAGGATCGACGCTCGAGTGGGTGGCCGCGCCCACGGACTCGGGCGTGCTGGCCATCGCCGTGGGTGCGTCGACCGATCGCGACGAGGCGTCACCGAAGGACGAGGCGGGTCCGGCCGTCGAGACGGCACGGGCGCTCGAGACGGTGACGACGGCGCTCCGAATCGGTGTCGTCGTCTTCGACCGGGAGACGGAGCGAACGCTCGAGGCGAACCCGGTCGCGCGGGAACTGCTGGGCGCGACGGACGTGCTCGCCGGAACACTCGATTCACTGGTCGACGAACGGACGTGCGACAGAATCCGACGTCGAGCGGGCGACTCCACGGTACGGCGCGCGGACACCTTCGAGGCGACCGTCCGAACGGGGGACGGCGATCGAACCGTCTCGGCGACCGTCGTGTCGCTGTCTCGAGACCGGGCGGCGTTCTGCGTGCTCGGCGACCGGCCGCCGTCGGCGGACGACGCCATCGTCTCCGTCCTCTCCCGGACGAGTCGCGCGCTCCGGTCGGCGAGTTCGCCGTCGGTAGTGAGCCAGCACCTCGCCGACGGCGCCCTCGCGCTTACCCCATCGTCGGCCGCCTGCTGTTACCTGCTCGACGGTGAGCGACTCTATCCGGCGGCCGTCGCGCCGACCGATGCGGATCCGACGATACACTTCCCGACCCTCGACTGTGCGGACGTCCCGGCGCTCGACCCGCGGCGGCTGTCGGGACCGTCGCTCGGCCGTCTCGAGTCGGGAGCGTTCGACCCGCTGCTCGCAACGGGGGCGGTGGCGACCGATCGGGTGTTCGTCGCTCCAGTCGGCGACCGCGGGGTCGTCGTCGCCACGGGACTTGGCCTGCGGACGCTCGATTCGACGGACGTCGAGGCGACCGACTGGATGACGGCGCTGGCCGCGACCGAACTCGAGACGATGGATCGCCGGCACGCGCTCGAGGCACTGGAGGAGACGGTCGACCGCCTCGAAGCGGATCGCGACCGACTGGGTGAGCTCGAGGCGGTCGTCCAGGGGCTCGAGTCCACGCTGGCCGACGCCTCGGATCGCCGGGCCACCGAGTCGGTACTCTGCGCCGACCTGGCGGCGCTCGAGTGGGTCGACGGCGCCTGGTTCGGTGACGTCGATCCGGCCGCCGAGACCGTCACCGAGCGAGCGAGCGCTGGGTCGTTGACCTCGGGTTCGCCGATCGGAACCGACGGCTTCGTAGAAGACGTCGACTCGATTTCGGCGGCGATCGAATTGAGATCTGTGAGCCACGTCCCCGCCGCCGACCGGAACACGCCGGGGACGGTGGGACGAACCGACCGTCGTGGTCGATCAGACCGCCCCGACGACCGGGCCGGCGACGCCGTCTATCTCCCGCTGTCGTTCGACGACCGGCGATACGGCGTGCTGGCGCTCTCCATCCCGGCGGCTACCGTGACGTCGGACTTGCTCGAGCGACTCAAGACCCTCCGAACGCACCTCTCGCTCGCCTTCGCCGTCGGCGAGTACCGACGGTTCCTGACCGCCGAGGACCGACTCGAACTCTCGTTCACGCTCCCGTCGGCCGACGACGGGGCGGACCGTCCTCGAACCGGGCCGGGGGAGCCGACGGAGGGGAACCAGTCGGGTGATCCCCTCGTCGTCCTCGCCACACGCTGTCGGTGCCGAATCGACCTACTGGCGCTCTCGGAGGGGCCGAGCGGGACGTCCGTCGTGTGCTCGATTGCAGACGACGACCTCGAGGCGGCGACCGTTCGCTCGACCGCCGACGAAATCGAGGGGCTCGAGGCGCTCGACGTATCGAGCGAACGAGGCGCCCGTCTCCACGTCGAGGCGCGCCTCGTCGGCGAGACGCTCGTCGGACTGGTGGGCGCACATGGGGGAGATCTCCGCACGATAGACGGACGCGAGCGGCAACCGACGTTCGTCGTAGATCTCGCGCCCGGAACCAGCATCCGGTCGTTCGTCGACCGCCTCGAGCGCTGGGAACCTGGCGTCGAACTCCACTCGAAACGGGTCGTCTCGTCCGGGGACCGCCCGTACGGCTCGTTCGAGGACCGTATCAGAGAGCAGCTGACCGAGCGCCAGCTCGAGACGCTCAGGGTCGCGTACTACGCGGGCTACTTCGCGTCCCCGCGCGAGCACACCGGCGGCGAGGTCGCCGACCTGCTCGACGTGTCCCAGCCGACGTTCACGCGACACTTGCGCATCGCCGAGCGAAAGGTGTACGAACTCCTGTTCGAGGCAGGGCGGCTCGAGTGA
- a CDS encoding DUF7563 family protein produces MSTEPTQWTPMASREAATTTTPECLNCGNRVTRQFARVFGDNRDDVHACPDCSTYREMKTADFIPEERR; encoded by the coding sequence ATGTCGACTGAACCAACGCAGTGGACCCCGATGGCGTCTCGAGAGGCGGCGACCACGACTACACCCGAGTGCCTGAACTGTGGCAACCGGGTGACCCGGCAGTTCGCCCGCGTGTTCGGCGACAATCGAGACGACGTCCACGCGTGCCCGGACTGCTCGACCTACCGGGAGATGAAGACGGCCGATTTCATCCCCGAGGAACGGCGCTGA
- the glmU gene encoding bifunctional sugar-1-phosphate nucleotidylyltransferase/acetyltransferase: MKAVILAAGEGTRIRPLSGELPKPMLPVADRPLLGHTVDTAIDAGADEIVLVIGYEADAVRSHFGTEYRSTPIRYAVQDSQEGTAHAVNAAREHLEGPFAVLNGDNLYDQAAIDELFTRCPAVCAIEVEEPQHYGVLSTDDERVTDIVEKPENPPTNLANAGAYAFPAEAKAWLEVPESERGEYEITDVLATVIDEYDVTPVVVDRWLDVGRPWELLEANEWKLGELEPRIDGEVSEDATLEGPVVVEEGAEVRAGVVIEGPALIRGGATVGPNAYVRGSTLVGEGAKVGHAVEVKNSVLSSGATVGHLSYVGDSVLGENVNFGAGTNVANLRHDGEDVRFTVKGERVSTGRRKFGVVAGDEVKTGINTSLTPGLKLSAGATSYPGETVDRDR, encoded by the coding sequence ATGAAAGCCGTGATTCTCGCTGCTGGGGAGGGGACTCGGATTCGTCCGCTCTCGGGCGAGTTGCCGAAACCGATGCTCCCGGTTGCCGACCGCCCGCTGCTCGGCCACACCGTCGACACCGCCATCGACGCCGGAGCCGACGAGATCGTCCTGGTAATCGGGTACGAAGCCGATGCGGTTCGCTCGCACTTCGGCACGGAGTACCGTTCGACGCCGATTCGCTACGCCGTCCAGGATTCCCAGGAGGGCACCGCCCACGCCGTCAACGCAGCGCGCGAGCACCTCGAGGGCCCCTTCGCCGTCCTTAACGGCGACAACCTCTACGATCAGGCGGCCATCGACGAACTCTTCACTCGCTGTCCCGCCGTCTGTGCGATCGAAGTCGAGGAACCCCAGCACTACGGCGTGCTCAGCACCGACGACGAGCGCGTCACGGACATCGTCGAAAAGCCGGAGAATCCACCCACCAACCTCGCCAACGCCGGGGCTTACGCCTTCCCCGCCGAGGCGAAAGCGTGGCTCGAGGTCCCCGAGAGCGAGCGCGGCGAGTACGAGATTACCGACGTGCTCGCGACCGTCATCGACGAGTACGACGTCACGCCCGTGGTCGTCGACCGCTGGCTCGACGTGGGCCGGCCGTGGGAACTGCTCGAGGCCAACGAGTGGAAACTCGGCGAACTTGAGCCCCGGATCGACGGCGAGGTGAGCGAGGACGCCACACTCGAGGGGCCCGTCGTGGTCGAGGAGGGCGCAGAGGTCCGCGCCGGTGTCGTGATCGAGGGACCGGCGCTGATTCGCGGGGGGGCGACCGTGGGTCCGAACGCCTACGTTCGTGGCTCGACGCTCGTCGGCGAGGGCGCGAAAGTCGGCCACGCCGTCGAGGTGAAAAACAGCGTCCTCTCGTCGGGGGCGACCGTGGGCCACCTCTCGTACGTGGGCGACAGCGTCCTCGGAGAGAACGTGAACTTCGGCGCCGGGACGAACGTCGCGAACCTGCGCCACGACGGCGAGGACGTCCGATTCACCGTGAAGGGCGAGCGCGTCTCGACCGGACGCCGGAAGTTCGGCGTCGTCGCGGGTGACGAGGTCAAGACGGGTATCAACACGAGTCTGACGCCGGGGTTGAAGCTCTCTGCGGGGGCGACGAGCTATCCCGGAGAGACCGTCGACCGGGACCGATAA
- a CDS encoding helix-turn-helix domain-containing protein, with product MSTNPLDADSVPLRSQADDGIVAELELDHDELILRPTLRRLSSGRVELEYSSELEDGTTVIFFVAEAAPFDELESALARDTTVSNPTLVERYPRRRVYRATVTDRAVRFTSQVVEAGGRVLDLSSGQTGWVLRTRFPDRDSLLAFNQSCRRRGISFHVNHLRLAKANETTAIGLTEKQEELLSVAYEEGYFDVPRGISQDELAETLGISKSAVSQRLRRAVTELCESSL from the coding sequence ATGAGCACCAACCCACTCGATGCCGATTCGGTTCCGCTTCGATCTCAGGCCGACGACGGAATCGTCGCCGAACTCGAACTCGATCACGACGAACTGATTCTCCGACCGACGCTTCGTCGGCTCTCCAGCGGTCGCGTCGAGCTGGAGTACTCGAGCGAGCTCGAGGACGGCACCACGGTGATATTCTTCGTCGCCGAGGCCGCTCCTTTCGACGAACTCGAATCTGCGCTCGCGCGCGATACCACGGTCTCGAATCCGACGCTGGTCGAACGGTACCCCCGAAGACGGGTGTATCGCGCCACGGTTACCGACCGAGCGGTCCGATTCACGAGCCAGGTCGTCGAAGCCGGCGGCCGCGTCCTCGATCTCTCGAGCGGACAGACCGGCTGGGTACTTCGAACGCGCTTTCCCGACCGCGATAGCTTACTGGCGTTCAACCAGTCGTGTCGCCGACGAGGAATCTCGTTTCACGTCAACCACTTGCGCCTGGCGAAAGCGAACGAGACGACCGCGATCGGGTTGACCGAAAAACAGGAAGAACTTCTGAGCGTCGCCTACGAGGAGGGGTACTTCGACGTTCCGCGCGGCATCTCGCAGGACGAACTCGCCGAGACGCTGGGGATCTCGAAATCCGCCGTCTCACAGCGGCTCCGGCGGGCAGTGACCGAGCTGTGTGAGTCGTCGCTCTAG
- the pyrF gene encoding orotidine-5'-phosphate decarboxylase, translating to MNFFDRLHDRIVTVDSVVSVGLDPDPKRIPDHLQDYDLPRWAFNRRIIDTTHEHAAVFKPNAAFYEDPDGWRALEETIAYAHGKGVPVLLDAKRADIGNTTRQYAQMLEKVDAITVNPYMGRDSLQPFLANEEAGVFVLCRTSNPGGADLQDLELETGEPLYERVAALADLWNENDNVGLVVGATKPEELEDLREQVPDLPFLVPGVGAQGGDAEAAVEFGLANGVGLVNSSRGIIFAGEDAGEKFADVAGQAAKRLKARLNQYR from the coding sequence ATGAACTTCTTCGATCGGTTGCACGACCGCATCGTGACGGTCGACAGCGTCGTCAGCGTCGGGCTCGACCCGGATCCGAAGCGCATTCCCGACCACCTGCAAGATTACGACCTCCCGCGGTGGGCGTTCAACCGTCGAATCATCGACACCACCCACGAACACGCGGCCGTGTTCAAACCCAACGCCGCGTTCTACGAGGACCCCGACGGTTGGCGGGCGCTCGAGGAGACCATCGCCTACGCCCACGGGAAGGGCGTTCCTGTCCTGCTCGACGCTAAGCGGGCAGACATTGGGAACACGACGCGACAATATGCACAAATGCTCGAGAAAGTGGATGCCATCACCGTCAATCCCTACATGGGCCGGGACTCCCTCCAGCCGTTCCTGGCGAACGAGGAGGCGGGCGTCTTCGTCCTCTGTCGCACGTCTAACCCCGGCGGGGCCGACCTGCAGGACCTCGAACTCGAGACGGGCGAACCACTGTACGAACGCGTCGCGGCCCTCGCGGATCTCTGGAACGAGAACGACAACGTGGGGCTGGTCGTGGGCGCGACGAAGCCCGAGGAACTCGAGGACCTCCGCGAGCAGGTGCCCGACCTGCCGTTCCTGGTGCCGGGCGTGGGCGCCCAGGGCGGTGACGCCGAGGCGGCCGTCGAGTTCGGCCTGGCGAACGGGGTCGGCCTCGTGAACTCCTCGCGCGGGATTATCTTCGCGGGCGAGGACGCTGGCGAGAAGTTCGCGGACGTGGCTGGACAGGCGGCGAAGCGGCTGAAAGCGCGGTTGAATCAGTACCGGTAG
- a CDS encoding translation initiation factor eIF-1A produces the protein MPNDDEVFAVVTEHLGGNHVRLQCEDGKSRLGRIPGRMKYRTWINEDDIVVAEPWDWQDEKATIEWRYTGQDADQLRREGHID, from the coding sequence ATGCCCAACGATGACGAAGTGTTCGCCGTGGTCACCGAACACCTCGGCGGCAACCACGTCCGACTCCAGTGTGAGGACGGCAAGAGCCGTCTCGGACGTATTCCCGGCCGCATGAAGTACCGGACCTGGATCAACGAGGACGACATCGTCGTCGCCGAACCCTGGGACTGGCAGGACGAGAAGGCGACGATCGAGTGGCGCTACACCGGCCAGGACGCCGACCAGTTGCGCCGCGAAGGGCACATCGACTGA
- a CDS encoding AN1-type zinc finger domain-containing protein, translating into MAKSNSYPVTRTWETLSRPNRELALVQMTRCHVCHESLDLPNDCNYCGEYYCSEHRLPENHNCPNLDQVHTLGPEFRETTVQPANEESAFTPLRIGVGILVLATLVTLIVLVL; encoded by the coding sequence ATGGCTAAATCGAACTCCTATCCAGTAACTCGAACGTGGGAAACGTTATCACGTCCTAATCGAGAGCTAGCGCTAGTACAGATGACTCGCTGCCACGTGTGCCACGAATCACTGGATCTTCCGAACGATTGCAACTACTGTGGCGAATACTACTGTAGCGAACACCGTCTTCCCGAGAACCACAACTGCCCGAACCTGGACCAGGTTCACACCCTCGGGCCGGAGTTTCGTGAGACGACGGTTCAACCTGCGAACGAGGAAAGCGCTTTCACACCGTTGCGAATCGGTGTGGGAATACTCGTTCTCGCGACACTCGTCACACTGATCGTATTGGTCCTCTGA
- a CDS encoding Nif3-like dinuclear metal center hexameric protein, with protein sequence MDLTTLVDRFDEELRTEDFADLDASANGLQVGPDEQTVEHVAFAVDTARETIDAAAEAGADVLVTHHGLSWGGFERVTGRTYDRLEPLIERDLALYVSHLPLDGHQELGNAAGVADVLDLEERRPFGEYGPEYIGQQGRAAESYAPAELQETLESTLDTGGQSVQLLEFGPDEIENVAIVTGSGVDWLEEAVDAGADALVTGEGKQQVYHEAKEAGIHVVLAGHYATETFGVRSLQGLAEEWGLEMTFLEAPTGL encoded by the coding sequence ATGGATCTCACCACGCTCGTCGACCGCTTCGACGAGGAACTCAGAACCGAGGACTTCGCCGACCTCGACGCCAGCGCGAACGGCCTCCAGGTTGGCCCCGACGAACAGACGGTCGAGCACGTCGCCTTCGCCGTCGACACTGCTCGAGAGACGATCGACGCCGCCGCGGAGGCGGGTGCAGACGTACTCGTCACTCACCACGGCCTCTCCTGGGGCGGGTTCGAGCGCGTCACCGGACGGACCTACGACCGCCTCGAGCCCCTGATCGAACGTGACCTGGCGCTCTACGTCTCCCACCTGCCGCTCGACGGCCACCAGGAACTGGGCAACGCCGCCGGCGTGGCCGACGTGCTCGACCTCGAGGAGCGCCGGCCGTTCGGCGAGTATGGGCCCGAGTACATCGGCCAGCAGGGTCGGGCGGCCGAATCGTACGCGCCAGCAGAACTCCAGGAGACACTCGAGTCCACGCTCGACACTGGCGGCCAGTCGGTACAACTCCTCGAGTTCGGGCCCGACGAGATCGAGAACGTCGCCATCGTCACCGGTTCCGGGGTCGACTGGCTCGAAGAGGCCGTCGACGCTGGCGCCGACGCGCTCGTCACCGGCGAAGGGAAACAGCAGGTCTACCACGAGGCGAAGGAGGCAGGGATACACGTCGTCCTGGCAGGGCACTACGCCACCGAGACGTTCGGCGTGCGCTCACTGCAAGGGCTGGCCGAGGAGTGGGGCCTCGAGATGACGTTCCTCGAGGCGCCGACGGGGCTGTGA
- the glmS gene encoding glutamine--fructose-6-phosphate transaminase (isomerizing), translating into MCGIIGRVGTDQAIDTLLTGLENLEYRGYDSAGVAVQNGSGIKVQKRSGKVDDLKRTIDSDTLHGEVGIGHTRWSTHGPPTDENAHPHTDSTQDVAVVHNGIIENYAELKADLVAAGHEFTSDTDTEVIPHLIQSYFDEGASAEAAFRQAIEDLEGSYAVAAMVADDHVIYAARQGSPLVVGLDEEGYFLASDVPAFLEYTDSVVYLEDGDVVVVRPDGIEFTDLEGNAIEREAETVNWDPEQAGKGEYDHFMLKEIYEQGTSLSQAIEGRIDHEAGDVALESFPPGTFEGIERVQFVACGTSYHAALYGSIAMNCAGVQTSAHLANEYGVSAPPVDEDTLVIAVTQSGETADTLSAMRQAAADGARLLTVTNVVGSTAARLADDTLLIRAGPEIGVAATKTFSSQAVMLLLLAQRVTGDVVGEQRANLEALLEDVSALPETIESVLEDDDSRDLAEQYLDSQSFFFIGRGLGFPVALEGALKFKEITYEHAEGFASGELKHGPLALVTPETPVFAIFTGEEDEKVLNNAEEAQTRGAPVIAVCPEGHRALNIADAHLEIPDVDPDLAGLLANVQLQLVSYHAANALGRPIDKPRNLAKSVTVE; encoded by the coding sequence ATGTGTGGCATCATCGGACGCGTGGGCACCGACCAGGCGATCGATACCCTGCTGACCGGCCTCGAGAACCTCGAGTATCGCGGCTACGACTCCGCGGGCGTTGCCGTCCAGAACGGCTCCGGAATCAAGGTCCAGAAACGCTCCGGGAAGGTCGACGACCTGAAACGCACGATCGACAGCGACACCCTCCACGGCGAGGTTGGCATCGGCCACACCCGCTGGTCCACCCACGGGCCGCCGACCGACGAGAACGCCCATCCTCACACCGATTCGACCCAGGACGTCGCCGTCGTCCACAACGGCATCATCGAGAACTACGCCGAACTGAAAGCCGACCTCGTAGCCGCGGGCCACGAGTTCACCAGCGACACCGACACCGAGGTCATTCCGCACCTCATCCAGTCGTACTTCGACGAGGGCGCATCCGCCGAGGCGGCGTTCCGGCAGGCCATCGAGGATCTCGAGGGAAGCTACGCGGTGGCCGCGATGGTCGCCGACGATCACGTCATCTACGCCGCCCGACAGGGCTCGCCGCTGGTCGTCGGCCTCGACGAGGAGGGCTACTTCCTCGCCAGCGACGTCCCCGCGTTCCTCGAGTACACCGACAGCGTCGTCTACCTTGAAGACGGCGACGTGGTCGTCGTCCGCCCCGACGGTATCGAGTTCACGGACCTCGAGGGCAACGCCATCGAACGGGAAGCCGAGACGGTGAACTGGGACCCCGAACAGGCCGGAAAGGGCGAGTACGACCACTTCATGCTCAAGGAGATTTACGAGCAGGGTACCTCGCTCAGCCAGGCCATCGAGGGCCGGATCGACCACGAGGCCGGCGACGTCGCCCTCGAGTCGTTCCCCCCGGGAACGTTCGAGGGAATCGAGCGCGTACAGTTCGTCGCCTGCGGCACGTCTTATCACGCCGCCCTCTACGGATCGATTGCGATGAACTGTGCCGGCGTCCAGACGAGCGCCCACCTCGCCAACGAGTACGGAGTGAGTGCTCCCCCCGTGGACGAGGACACGCTCGTGATCGCCGTCACCCAGAGCGGCGAGACCGCGGACACCCTCTCGGCGATGCGCCAGGCGGCGGCCGACGGCGCCCGACTGCTGACCGTGACGAACGTGGTCGGCTCGACGGCCGCGCGACTGGCCGACGACACCCTGCTCATCCGCGCCGGCCCCGAAATCGGCGTCGCCGCGACGAAGACGTTCTCCTCACAGGCCGTCATGCTCCTGTTGCTCGCCCAGCGGGTGACCGGCGACGTCGTCGGCGAACAGCGGGCGAACCTGGAGGCGCTGCTCGAGGACGTCTCGGCGCTCCCGGAGACGATCGAGTCGGTCCTCGAGGACGACGATTCGAGGGACCTCGCCGAGCAGTACCTCGACAGCCAGTCGTTCTTCTTCATCGGTCGCGGTCTCGGGTTCCCGGTCGCGCTCGAGGGCGCGCTGAAGTTCAAGGAGATCACCTACGAGCACGCCGAGGGGTTCGCCTCGGGCGAACTCAAACACGGCCCGCTGGCGCTCGTCACCCCCGAAACGCCGGTGTTCGCGATCTTCACCGGCGAGGAAGACGAGAAAGTACTGAACAACGCCGAGGAAGCCCAGACGCGAGGTGCGCCGGTGATCGCGGTGTGTCCCGAGGGCCACCGTGCGTTGAATATCGCGGACGCCCACCTCGAGATTCCGGACGTCGATCCGGACCTGGCGGGCCTGCTCGCGAACGTCCAGCTCCAGCTGGTGTCCTACCACGCGGCGAACGCACTGGGGCGACCGATCGACAAGCCCCGGAATCTGGCGAAGAGCGTCACGGTCGAATAA